A DNA window from Robbsia sp. KACC 23696 contains the following coding sequences:
- a CDS encoding ABC transporter permease gives MLVYLIRRVLYAIPIMFGVSLLCFALLHMAPGDPLSAVLPADASEALRAQLIHLYGFDRPLPVQFLSWIWRALHGDLGTSISTGAPVSRDVLAAVVNSLRLAVLATLIGFILGCAFGFIGGYFKQSWLDKIASFFAVLGVSIPHYWLAIILVIVFSVLLPWLPATGGGPDGVDGWALDWAHLSFMVLPAFAMAMIPMGIIARTTRALVAEILSQEFIVGLQARGLGQGAIFRHVVKNAAPTALSVMGLQLGYLLGGSILVETIFSWPGTGFLLNTAIFQRDYPLLQGTILVLALFFVVLNLIVDVLQTLFDPRIAR, from the coding sequence ATGCTCGTTTATTTGATCCGCCGTGTGCTGTATGCGATACCGATCATGTTCGGTGTCAGCCTGCTGTGTTTTGCGCTGTTGCATATGGCGCCGGGTGATCCGCTATCGGCGGTATTGCCGGCCGATGCGTCGGAGGCGCTGCGCGCCCAACTCATTCATCTATACGGTTTCGACAGGCCGCTGCCGGTCCAATTCCTCAGTTGGATTTGGCGGGCGCTCCATGGCGATCTGGGGACGTCGATCTCGACGGGTGCACCGGTCAGCCGCGATGTGCTTGCCGCCGTGGTCAATTCGCTGCGGCTTGCCGTGCTGGCGACCTTGATCGGTTTCATTTTGGGATGCGCCTTCGGCTTTATCGGCGGCTATTTCAAGCAGTCCTGGCTCGACAAGATCGCCTCGTTTTTTGCCGTGCTCGGCGTCAGCATTCCGCATTATTGGCTGGCCATCATCCTGGTCATCGTTTTCTCGGTGCTGCTGCCCTGGTTGCCTGCTACAGGCGGCGGTCCCGACGGCGTCGACGGCTGGGCACTGGATTGGGCGCATCTCTCCTTTATGGTACTTCCGGCCTTTGCGATGGCGATGATCCCGATGGGCATCATCGCCCGCACCACGCGCGCGCTGGTGGCGGAGATTCTGTCGCAGGAGTTCATCGTCGGGCTGCAGGCACGCGGGCTAGGGCAGGGCGCAATTTTCCGTCATGTCGTAAAGAATGCCGCCCCCACCGCGTTGTCGGTAATGGGATTACAACTCGGCTATCTATTGGGCGGCTCGATTCTGGTCGAGACGATTTTCTCGTGGCCCGGCACCGGATTTTTGCTGAATACAGCGATTTTTCAACGAGACTATCCCTTGCTACAAGGAACGATCCTTGTTTTGGCGCTGTTCTTCGTTGTATTGAACCTGATCGTCGACGTATTGCAGACCTTGTTCGATCCGCGGATTGCACGCTGA
- a CDS encoding ABC transporter permease, protein MEPPRSPNYWRSTLRKLRRDPTALVSGTVVALLILMALFAPHLAPQDPFQTSMLHRLQSIGSAGHVLGTDELGRDMLTRLIVGSRLSLFMGIVPVAIAFVLGGTIGIFAGYAGGFVNTAIMRVVDVFYAFPSVLLAVALSGTLGSGIGNSLLSLTIVFTPQIVRVAESVTTQLRNSDFIEAARSSGASAFTIVRVHLLGNVLGPIFVYATSLISVSMILASGLSFLGLGVVPPNPEWGLMLNTLRTAIYTQPLVAALPGVMIFITSISFNVLADAIRSAMEIKG, encoded by the coding sequence ATGGAACCGCCACGTTCGCCAAACTACTGGCGCAGTACGTTGCGGAAACTGCGGCGCGATCCCACCGCGCTGGTCTCCGGGACGGTGGTGGCGCTGCTGATCCTGATGGCGCTGTTCGCGCCGCACCTGGCGCCGCAAGATCCTTTCCAGACGTCGATGCTGCATCGTCTCCAGTCCATCGGCAGTGCAGGGCACGTGCTCGGTACCGATGAATTGGGGCGCGATATGCTCACCCGGCTGATCGTCGGTTCGCGGCTATCACTTTTCATGGGGATCGTGCCGGTCGCAATCGCTTTCGTTCTCGGCGGGACTATCGGCATCTTCGCCGGTTATGCGGGGGGCTTCGTCAATACGGCGATCATGCGAGTGGTGGATGTTTTCTACGCTTTCCCATCGGTCTTGTTGGCGGTCGCCTTGTCCGGGACGCTCGGCTCGGGCATCGGCAACTCCTTGCTGTCGTTGACAATCGTCTTCACGCCGCAGATCGTGCGCGTGGCCGAAAGCGTCACCACGCAATTGCGCAATAGCGATTTCATCGAAGCGGCGCGCAGTTCCGGTGCCTCGGCCTTCACGATCGTTCGCGTGCACCTGCTCGGCAATGTATTGGGGCCGATCTTCGTCTATGCCACAAGCTTGATCTCGGTGTCGATGATCCTGGCTTCGGGTTTGTCTTTTCTCGGTTTGGGCGTGGTGCCGCCGAATCCGGAGTGGGGACTGATGCTCAATACCTTGCGGACCGCCATCTACACGCAACCACTGGTGGCGGCGTTGCCCGGGGTGATGATTTTCATCACGTCGATTTCGTTCAATGTGCTGGCGGACGCGATCCGTTCTGCAATGGAAATCAAGGGTTAA
- a CDS encoding ABC transporter ATP-binding protein: MSEIKSASASAASPLGLAEHADVGGPAQPLLTVRNLKRYFPLKGMLPGSSRQFVKAVDGVSFDIRKGETLGVVGESGCGKSTTARLLMQLMRQDGGELVFDAETVGSHALPLRRYYSQVQMVFQDSYASLNPRLTIEESIAFSPRVHKVSRTEATRRAHDLLQRVGLAPARFAGRYPHELSGGQRQRVNIARALALNPRLVILDEAVSALDKSVEAQVLNLLRDLKADFALTYLFISHDLGVVRYLCDRVLVMYLGKVVEIGEAEAVFSAPQHPYTRALLSSVPSMDPDRRTLTPPLAGDPPNPVDPPSGCAFHPRCRFAEPICARVAPRLLDRAGHAAACLMQEADSGHSAAREIAAGTSVHLYMRQHAESVLVAEDGAGHFADTEVDA, encoded by the coding sequence ATGAGCGAAATCAAAAGCGCGTCCGCTTCCGCCGCTTCCCCCCTCGGGCTTGCCGAACATGCCGATGTTGGCGGGCCGGCGCAACCGTTGCTGACCGTACGGAATCTGAAGCGGTATTTCCCGCTGAAGGGCATGTTGCCCGGATCGTCGCGACAATTCGTCAAGGCGGTCGACGGTGTCAGTTTCGATATACGAAAAGGCGAGACGCTCGGTGTGGTCGGCGAGTCCGGGTGCGGCAAGTCCACCACGGCGCGGCTGCTGATGCAGTTGATGCGGCAAGACGGCGGTGAACTGGTGTTCGATGCCGAGACCGTCGGCTCGCATGCATTGCCGCTGCGCCGGTATTACAGCCAGGTGCAGATGGTTTTTCAGGACAGTTATGCGTCGCTGAATCCGCGGCTGACGATCGAGGAGTCGATTGCATTCTCGCCGCGCGTGCACAAGGTCTCGCGGACCGAAGCCACGCGTCGCGCGCACGATCTGCTGCAACGCGTCGGTTTGGCGCCGGCGCGGTTTGCAGGCCGCTATCCGCATGAGCTTTCGGGTGGCCAGCGGCAGCGTGTGAATATCGCGCGGGCACTCGCGCTCAACCCCCGGCTCGTCATACTGGACGAAGCGGTATCTGCCTTGGACAAGTCGGTCGAGGCACAAGTGCTGAACCTGCTGCGCGACCTGAAGGCCGATTTCGCCCTGACCTATCTCTTTATAAGCCACGATCTCGGCGTGGTGCGCTATTTATGCGATCGCGTGCTCGTGATGTATCTCGGCAAGGTGGTCGAGATCGGTGAGGCGGAGGCGGTTTTTTCAGCACCGCAGCATCCCTATACGCGGGCATTGCTGTCTTCCGTGCCATCGATGGATCCGGACCGGCGTACGCTGACGCCGCCACTCGCCGGCGACCCGCCCAATCCCGTGGACCCGCCGTCCGGTTGCGCGTTCCATCCGCGCTGTCGTTTCGCCGAACCGATCTGCGCGCGGGTGGCGCCGCGTCTGCTCGATCGAGCGGGACACGCCGCCGCGTGCTTGATGCAGGAAGCGGACTCGGGTCATAGCGCCGCGCGCGAAATTGCAGCAGGGACGTCAGTGCATCTTTATATGCGGCAACACGCCGAGAGCGTTCTGGTTGCCGAGGACGGCGCCGGCCACTTTGCAGATACGGAGGTCGACGCATGA
- a CDS encoding ABC transporter ATP-binding protein, translating into MTPSQTLGRSESDATDASPAVHDAIALAHLRVRFHARGKVVKAVNDVSLHVAKGEALALIGESGSGKSVTLRAMMRLHPPRVTEIEGSIRVFGEDVMAASARQLAALRGGKVAMVFQEPLLALDPVYTVGQQIAETVRAHSACSRGAARQRALALLQAVRIPSPERRLDAYPHEMSGGMRQRAMIALALAGNPQILLADEPTTALDATVQIQVLILLRELQRELGLSIVFVTHDLGAAVEIADRIAVMYGGSIVEEGDVRSVTRAPRHPYTVALLRSRQEGGMRKGERLEAIAGAPPDLSQDIPGCAFAPRCAHAMPVCTQRAPTEVPSPDGANHRVRCFLYDAKGHRIAPIAAPGEPPISSLADAASLPE; encoded by the coding sequence ATGACGCCGTCGCAGACCTTGGGCCGTTCTGAATCCGACGCAACCGATGCGTCGCCAGCAGTGCACGATGCGATCGCGTTGGCGCATCTGCGCGTGCGTTTCCATGCGCGTGGGAAGGTCGTCAAGGCAGTCAACGATGTATCGTTGCACGTCGCGAAGGGCGAGGCGCTTGCCTTGATCGGCGAGTCCGGCTCGGGAAAGAGTGTGACGCTGCGGGCGATGATGCGCCTGCATCCTCCGCGTGTGACGGAGATCGAAGGGAGCATTCGCGTCTTCGGTGAGGATGTGATGGCCGCCTCCGCAAGACAGCTTGCGGCATTGCGTGGCGGCAAGGTGGCGATGGTTTTTCAGGAGCCGCTGCTCGCTTTGGACCCGGTCTATACCGTTGGCCAGCAAATTGCCGAGACCGTGCGCGCGCATAGCGCGTGTTCGCGCGGGGCGGCGCGGCAACGTGCCCTCGCATTGCTGCAGGCGGTTCGTATTCCAAGCCCTGAGCGCCGCTTGGACGCCTATCCCCATGAAATGTCGGGCGGGATGCGTCAACGAGCGATGATCGCGCTGGCCTTGGCGGGAAACCCGCAGATCCTGCTCGCCGACGAACCCACGACCGCGTTGGACGCCACCGTGCAGATTCAGGTGCTGATCCTGCTGCGCGAACTGCAGCGCGAGCTTGGTCTGTCGATCGTCTTCGTTACCCACGACTTGGGAGCGGCGGTCGAAATCGCCGATCGTATCGCGGTGATGTATGGTGGCAGCATCGTCGAGGAAGGCGATGTGCGCAGTGTGACCCGTGCGCCGCGACACCCTTATACCGTGGCGCTGTTGCGCAGTCGTCAGGAGGGCGGGATGCGCAAGGGCGAACGGTTGGAGGCGATAGCGGGGGCACCGCCCGACTTATCGCAGGATATCCCCGGTTGTGCGTTTGCGCCGCGGTGTGCGCACGCGATGCCCGTATGCACGCAGCGCGCACCCACCGAAGTGCCGTCGCCCGATGGCGCCAACCATCGCGTCCGCTGCTTTCTCTACGATGCGAAAGGGCACCGTATTGCACCGATCGCGGCGCCGGGCGAGCCGCCGATATCGTCCCTTGCCGACGCCGCGTCCCTTCCGGAGTAG
- a CDS encoding amidase, with the protein MSDAGKREAAHGIIGNAASDTPRQPATAVAVESDIATLSAAFREGNLAVETVTRRCIDTIAHRSHSGFVRVRDRSTSTAGSAVDDARARDAARNDGAPLGPLHGIPFARKDMFFRDDEPCECGSAILRGYRPSVTATVVTRLEAAGGVDIGALHMAEFAMSPTGVNAHLGDGVNPWSSMPDGSSAENVPFIPYVSGGSSSGSAMAVAQRLVSGALGSDTGGSIRGPAAMCGVTGIKPTNHLVSMQGVMPLSPSLDCVGFLAPSADDCARLLSAVVGPDPKDPTCIASTSVDYTRDVRMPLAGTRIAVPTWRVGPLLTEEVCALLEGAVAIFKMAGATIVRVPLPDFGELGALANVLCMSEAAATHLAWLQTRADAYGEQVRRRIERGLLYSSAQYVQAMRLRKPLLDRFIAETMPDCAAILLPVLPGAVPSIAASLAGAPEEVEARFGQLSYWMRGINYLGLPALALPMGFTDNGLPNGFQLVGRPLTEGYLFRMGHHFQQRSDWHTRCPNV; encoded by the coding sequence ATGAGCGATGCGGGTAAGCGCGAAGCCGCGCACGGCATTATCGGAAACGCCGCAAGTGACACACCGCGTCAGCCGGCGACGGCCGTTGCGGTCGAGTCCGATATCGCAACCTTGTCAGCGGCTTTTCGAGAGGGCAACCTGGCCGTCGAGACGGTGACGCGGCGCTGTATCGACACAATCGCGCATCGATCTCACAGCGGTTTTGTCCGTGTTCGTGATCGATCGACGTCGACAGCGGGCAGTGCGGTCGACGACGCGCGTGCACGCGATGCGGCACGCAACGATGGTGCGCCGTTGGGTCCGCTGCATGGCATTCCCTTCGCGCGAAAAGACATGTTTTTTCGGGATGACGAGCCGTGCGAATGCGGTAGTGCGATTCTGCGGGGCTATCGACCGTCGGTCACGGCCACGGTCGTGACGCGGCTCGAGGCGGCCGGTGGCGTCGATATCGGCGCATTGCATATGGCCGAATTTGCCATGAGTCCGACCGGTGTCAACGCGCATCTGGGTGACGGCGTGAATCCGTGGTCGTCGATGCCGGATGGGTCGAGCGCGGAGAACGTGCCCTTTATTCCCTACGTGAGCGGCGGATCGTCCAGCGGCAGCGCAATGGCGGTTGCGCAACGCCTCGTGTCCGGTGCGTTGGGTTCCGACACCGGCGGCTCCATACGGGGTCCCGCGGCCATGTGCGGCGTTACCGGCATCAAACCGACGAATCATTTGGTCAGCATGCAGGGGGTGATGCCGCTGTCGCCCAGTCTCGATTGCGTCGGCTTTCTCGCGCCCAGCGCGGACGACTGCGCACGCCTGCTCTCTGCCGTCGTGGGCCCCGATCCGAAGGATCCGACATGTATCGCGTCGACAAGTGTCGATTACACACGCGATGTGCGGATGCCGCTTGCCGGCACCCGCATCGCGGTGCCGACCTGGCGCGTCGGACCGTTGCTGACCGAGGAGGTGTGCGCATTGCTGGAAGGGGCCGTCGCTATTTTCAAGATGGCCGGTGCGACCATCGTTCGCGTGCCGCTGCCTGACTTCGGAGAACTGGGAGCGCTGGCCAACGTGCTGTGCATGAGCGAAGCGGCGGCGACCCATCTCGCGTGGTTGCAAACGCGCGCGGATGCGTATGGCGAACAGGTCCGGCGTCGCATCGAGCGCGGGCTGCTGTATTCCAGTGCGCAGTACGTGCAGGCGATGCGCCTGCGAAAGCCCCTGCTCGACCGTTTCATTGCCGAGACGATGCCGGATTGCGCGGCCATCCTTTTGCCGGTCCTGCCCGGGGCAGTGCCATCGATCGCGGCATCGTTGGCGGGCGCGCCCGAGGAAGTGGAGGCGCGTTTTGGTCAATTGTCGTATTGGATGCGGGGCATCAATTATCTGGGGTTGCCCGCGCTGGCCTTGCCAATGGGTTTTACCGACAACGGCTTGCCGAATGGTTTTCAACTGGTAGGCCGTCCATTGACGGAAGGGTATTTGTTCCGCATGGGCCATCACTTCCAGCAACGGTCCGATTGGCATACGCGCTGTCCGAACGTGTGA
- a CDS encoding Zn-dependent hydrolase: protein MTEVATGKHDVSALRIDGDRLWRRLMSLAEIGATPAGGNCRLALTDLDRQGRDLVTGWARAMDCSVRVDAIGNIFMRRRGRRDDLAPVMTGSHIDTQPTGGKFDGNFGVLSGIEVLQALHDAGVITERPLEVAIWTNEEGSRFVPVMMGSGVYCGAFTLEHALAQRDLDGISVAEALQRIGYAGAPGAALASPATTPSAYFEAHIEQGPVLEAHDKVIGVVQGALGQRWYNVTVKGMEAHAGPTPMPMRRDALLCAASLIAEVNAVALAFAPDGRGTVGWIENYPNSRNVIPGQVRFSVDLRAPDEVTLSAMDARLRAACASAADAHGVAINVEQVVYFPAQAFTPVLVEAVERAAQTLGLPAMPTVSGAGHDAVYVARVAPAAMIFVPCKDGISHNEIESAQPAHLNAGCNVLLLAMLEAAQTV from the coding sequence ATGACAGAGGTAGCAACTGGGAAACACGACGTCTCCGCTTTGCGTATCGATGGCGATCGGCTATGGCGGCGCCTGATGTCGCTGGCCGAAATCGGTGCAACGCCGGCGGGTGGGAACTGCCGCCTGGCGTTGACGGATCTGGACCGGCAGGGCCGCGATCTGGTGACGGGGTGGGCCCGCGCGATGGACTGTTCGGTGCGGGTGGATGCGATCGGCAATATCTTCATGCGACGTCGTGGTCGTCGCGACGACCTGGCGCCTGTGATGACCGGCAGTCACATCGATACCCAGCCGACCGGTGGCAAATTCGATGGCAACTTCGGTGTGTTGTCCGGAATAGAAGTGCTGCAGGCCTTGCACGATGCGGGCGTCATCACCGAGCGTCCATTGGAGGTAGCGATCTGGACCAACGAGGAGGGCTCGCGTTTCGTGCCCGTCATGATGGGTTCCGGCGTCTATTGCGGGGCGTTCACACTGGAACACGCATTGGCGCAGCGCGATCTCGATGGCATCAGCGTGGCCGAGGCCTTGCAACGAATCGGATATGCCGGGGCGCCCGGTGCGGCGCTGGCGAGCCCGGCCACGACGCCGTCCGCTTATTTCGAAGCGCATATCGAGCAAGGCCCGGTGCTGGAGGCCCATGACAAAGTGATCGGTGTCGTGCAAGGCGCGCTGGGACAGCGGTGGTACAACGTCACGGTAAAAGGCATGGAAGCGCATGCGGGCCCGACGCCCATGCCGATGCGCCGCGATGCCTTGCTCTGCGCGGCCAGCTTGATTGCCGAGGTCAATGCCGTCGCGTTGGCTTTTGCGCCGGACGGACGCGGCACGGTCGGCTGGATCGAAAACTATCCCAATTCACGCAATGTGATTCCAGGGCAGGTTCGATTTAGTGTCGATCTGCGTGCGCCGGATGAGGTCACGTTGTCCGCGATGGATGCGCGATTGCGTGCGGCCTGTGCCAGCGCGGCAGACGCGCATGGCGTCGCGATCAACGTCGAGCAAGTTGTCTATTTCCCCGCCCAGGCATTCACGCCGGTACTGGTGGAAGCGGTCGAAAGGGCTGCGCAGACGCTGGGTCTCCCGGCGATGCCGACGGTAAGCGGGGCAGGACACGATGCCGTATATGTCGCGCGCGTCGCACCGGCGGCCATGATCTTTGTGCCGTGCAAGGACGGTATCAGTCATAACGAGATCGAGTCTGCGCAACCGGCGCATCTCAATGCGGGGTGCAATGTGCTACTGCTTGCGATGTTGGAGGCAGCGCAAACCGTGTGA
- a CDS encoding LacI family DNA-binding transcriptional regulator, which produces MPDRAAPATLKSIAAELGVHVSTVSRVLNGEPEQASRAASAEVVTRIRALAQRRGYRPNVQATSLQAGRSKEFAVLMTRLSDLVMAMIYEGIDEAADAAGYAAFVSNTLDNPALQRARAERALLRQVAGLIVGDSHIDAPEPLAAWLTQRQVPFVLVSRRLAGYPSVTCDDNAGGRLAARHLFEMGHREVAILAGETHAATSVDRRDSFLDFFRRREIAVPEARVLSGKFDTETGRELGERLLAKRPYPTAIFAVNDFLAIGLMGAMRDRGLHAGRDIAVIGYNDTPLAAQLPVALTSVRLPMQQMGRLAVGMLLDILAGRAVAPVLLTPTLEVRASSLGH; this is translated from the coding sequence ATGCCAGATCGTGCCGCGCCCGCCACATTGAAGTCGATTGCCGCCGAGCTCGGGGTGCATGTCTCCACCGTCTCGCGTGTCTTGAATGGCGAACCCGAGCAGGCCAGTCGCGCGGCATCGGCGGAAGTCGTCACGCGTATCCGAGCATTGGCGCAAAGGCGAGGTTATCGCCCGAACGTGCAGGCGACGAGCCTGCAGGCGGGCCGTAGCAAGGAGTTTGCCGTGTTGATGACGCGGCTGTCCGATCTCGTGATGGCGATGATCTACGAGGGGATAGACGAAGCGGCCGACGCCGCCGGCTATGCCGCGTTTGTCTCGAATACCCTCGATAACCCGGCGCTCCAGCGCGCGAGAGCCGAACGGGCATTGCTGCGACAGGTTGCTGGACTGATCGTCGGAGATTCCCATATCGATGCGCCCGAGCCGCTGGCGGCTTGGCTGACACAGAGACAGGTCCCTTTCGTACTGGTGAGCCGTCGATTGGCGGGCTATCCCAGTGTCACCTGCGACGACAACGCGGGCGGCCGACTGGCGGCACGGCATCTTTTCGAGATGGGGCATCGCGAGGTCGCGATTCTTGCCGGCGAGACGCATGCGGCAACCAGCGTCGACCGGCGCGACAGCTTTCTCGATTTTTTTCGACGTCGGGAAATCGCGGTGCCGGAAGCGCGGGTGCTGTCCGGCAAATTCGATACGGAGACCGGTCGGGAGTTGGGCGAGCGGTTGTTGGCGAAGCGGCCTTATCCAACGGCCATTTTTGCCGTCAATGATTTCCTGGCGATCGGATTGATGGGCGCGATGCGCGATCGCGGGCTCCATGCGGGGCGGGATATCGCCGTGATCGGATATAACGACACGCCGTTGGCGGCCCAGCTCCCGGTGGCGTTGACCAGCGTCCGTCTGCCGATGCAACAAATGGGCAGGCTGGCCGTCGGCATGCTGCTCGATATCCTGGCGGGGCGGGCCGTTGCCCCCGTCTTGTTGACTCCAACTTTGGAAGTGCGCGCGAGCAGTCTCGGGCATTAA
- a CDS encoding glutathione-independent formaldehyde dehydrogenase: MKALVYEGPRKVSVKNMPDARIEQPNDVLVKITSTNICGSDLHMYEGRTNMETGRILGHENLGVVIDVGPGVQRIKKGDRVCLPFNIGCGFCKNCERGLTGFCLTANPGMAGAAYGFAGMGPYEGGQAELLRVPFGDFNCLVLPKNAAEKENDYVMLSDILPTGYHATELAGVEPGDSVVVYGAGPVGLMATMSAYLKGASKVMVVDSHKDRLALAEKLGGIAVDDSDGHGADRVLEMTGGEGADRGCECVGYQCSCKGHEVPHLTMNNLVKSVRATGGIGVVGVFVAEDPGSPDPLMKEGKLAFDFGPMWMKGQRIATGQANVKAYNRKLCNLIESGRLSPSQIVSHELPFEQAADGYAHFDAREDGWTKVVLKTGA; encoded by the coding sequence ATGAAAGCATTGGTTTACGAAGGGCCGCGAAAAGTCAGCGTCAAAAATATGCCCGACGCCCGTATCGAACAGCCGAACGATGTCTTGGTCAAAATCACGTCCACCAATATCTGCGGCTCGGATCTCCACATGTACGAAGGCCGAACCAATATGGAGACGGGTCGGATCCTCGGGCATGAGAATCTCGGTGTGGTGATCGATGTCGGCCCCGGTGTTCAGCGGATCAAAAAAGGGGACCGCGTTTGCCTGCCGTTCAATATCGGTTGTGGTTTTTGCAAAAATTGCGAACGCGGGTTGACAGGATTCTGCCTGACGGCGAATCCTGGAATGGCCGGCGCTGCCTATGGATTTGCCGGCATGGGACCCTACGAGGGCGGCCAAGCCGAGCTATTGCGCGTTCCGTTTGGCGATTTCAACTGTCTGGTCCTGCCAAAGAACGCGGCTGAAAAAGAGAACGATTACGTCATGCTCTCGGACATCCTCCCAACCGGGTATCACGCGACCGAACTCGCGGGGGTCGAACCGGGTGATTCCGTTGTTGTGTACGGTGCGGGTCCCGTGGGCCTGATGGCTACAATGTCGGCCTATCTAAAGGGCGCGAGCAAGGTCATGGTGGTGGATTCGCACAAAGACAGACTGGCACTGGCCGAAAAACTCGGCGGGATTGCTGTCGACGATAGCGATGGACATGGCGCCGATCGCGTTTTGGAGATGACCGGAGGCGAGGGGGCCGATCGCGGCTGCGAATGCGTTGGCTATCAATGCAGCTGCAAAGGACATGAAGTGCCCCATTTGACGATGAATAACTTGGTCAAATCGGTCCGCGCAACGGGCGGCATCGGCGTGGTTGGCGTGTTTGTCGCCGAAGATCCTGGCAGCCCGGATCCGCTGATGAAGGAAGGGAAGCTGGCTTTCGATTTCGGTCCGATGTGGATGAAGGGGCAGAGAATTGCCACTGGTCAGGCCAATGTCAAAGCGTATAACCGAAAGCTCTGCAATTTGATCGAGTCGGGCCGACTGTCGCCATCGCAAATCGTTTCGCATGAACTACCGTTCGAACAGGCTGCGGACGGTTATGCGCATTTCGATGCGCGAGAGGATGGCTGGACGAAGGTCGTCTTGAAAACCGGAGCTTGA
- a CDS encoding GntR family transcriptional regulator — translation MDQNTPLDRSPNAPAAATSATATERAAFTNEEIYRRIQNAVLEHRLPPGTRLVEDRLAEVSGVSRTKVREVLNKLAHEGLVTMVPNKGACIASPTVEQARDVFVTRRMIEPEMARLLTESITPAHIKTLRRHVKQESDARKRNDMHAVIRLSGEFHILIAEMVGNEILLRLMRELAPLTCLIILLYDKPNAPACPHHEHDHFIDAVEARDASRAAQVMLTHLEHIEATISLSTPPVSQPDIEAIFS, via the coding sequence ATGGATCAGAACACCCCGCTTGACCGCTCGCCGAATGCCCCCGCCGCCGCAACAAGCGCTACGGCGACGGAACGGGCCGCGTTTACAAACGAGGAAATTTATCGGCGGATCCAGAACGCGGTTCTGGAGCACCGGCTGCCTCCCGGTACGCGATTGGTGGAGGACCGGCTGGCGGAAGTGTCGGGGGTCAGCCGCACCAAAGTGCGGGAAGTGCTGAATAAACTCGCGCACGAAGGGCTCGTGACGATGGTGCCGAACAAGGGCGCATGTATCGCCAGTCCGACCGTCGAACAAGCACGCGACGTCTTTGTGACGCGCAGGATGATCGAGCCGGAAATGGCCCGCCTGCTGACGGAAAGCATTACACCGGCACACATCAAAACGCTACGCCGCCATGTAAAGCAGGAAAGCGATGCGCGCAAACGCAACGATATGCACGCGGTCATTCGGCTGTCCGGCGAGTTTCACATTCTGATCGCCGAGATGGTTGGCAACGAAATTCTGCTACGTTTGATGCGGGAATTGGCGCCGCTGACTTGTTTGATTATCCTGCTCTACGACAAACCGAATGCACCGGCCTGTCCGCACCACGAGCACGACCATTTCATCGATGCCGTGGAGGCCCGCGATGCATCACGTGCCGCACAAGTGATGTTGACGCATTTGGAACATATCGAAGCGACGATCAGCCTCAGCACGCCGCCAGTCTCGCAGCCCGATATCGAAGCGATTTTCAGTTGA